The sequence ACGGCGCTGGACTGGAGCTGGCCAAAGGGCTGTGGCCATGCACAGCATGGCTGTAAACAGAGGTGTTTGTTCCCTGGCACCGGTCAGCTCTGTAGGTGACGGAGCTCTCAAATGCCCTGGCGTTGGAAGGCCGAGCGAAATCtccctgggaagaagggaacCCTGAGCACCGGAGTTTGGCCTGGAAGGTGGCTGGTAGAAGAGGGTGGCTGAGGACGCTCTAAaggcaggagctgaaggaggcagcctgggaagcCTCTGGTCACTCTCAGCAGCATCAGCGGGCTGGTATCGGAGAAGGGCTTCTGGGGGCTTAAGGTTTCCGTCTTGGTCCTGAATTGCCTGGATTGGACCTGGATTCTCCACTATGGGGATGTCGCCTTCCTTTTCTCCTACTGTGGTTGTGCCTGAGACACGGTCCTGGTGTCGCAGGTGAATTACTCAGGGAAGTCATCCGTAGCGGGTTAATTAAAAGGGCTTTCTTCATCATGAAGAGATGATCAAATTGTAGGgaaataatctgattttattttttataattgtGCTATTATTGCAGAGCCCTGCATAGTGGAAATAATAAAACCTGTCAAAGTCACATGGCAAGAAGATCCAATGTTTCCAAGACAGCAATTCTGAGTGTGATGGTGAACCGGAGgcatcagaaagcaaaagggacaaagaaatgcaagttaTATTTGTAGCTGTTGTCTACGTGGTTGTGGTAGGTTGATGCTATGAGAATATTAATAGCAGCACCTGGCCCACAGGGAGAGTGACATCTTCCTTCCACGTCTTTGGACAAGGGCAGTCGTCTGTGAAACCATTCCTTGCTGCACAGTATGTAGTGGTCAGAAATGCCAATACCACACGTGGCTGTTGAGTAGAAAAGCTGACTTTCTAGCTCAGTGCACAAGAACTCAGCTGGGTAGTGGGTTTGGCCCAAAGTCAAATCGCATGtgaagttttcttcagaaaagttttTTTAATAGGAGGCTGTATTGGGTTACTGTGGAGTAGTGTCCTTCAAGAGATACTATTTCTCTGGAGCCTTACAGCCTTACAGCTTGGACTTGTGCTAACGGAATTTGGCACTAACTCTTATGATGCTaaatttcctttgtgttttttctaGGTTTTCCTCTTTGCCACAGACAGAAAGTGCTAGATGTTTCTTCTTCTGCACAGATGATGAACACCTAAGAGGTGTAACAGAACTTAGTCAGCCTCTTTTTGACAAGTTATCTAGACATTTTGGATCCTTTCAGGCATATATCTGATGCTTAAttgtttcctgtgtttctgatgttctttttagaaatattgACTATTCTTACCAGCTACAAATGCCCACATGGTTTTTGATCCCAAatactgtgggttttttcttgttaatatCATTAATTTCAGAGTcgaaaacaaaacaaacaaacaaaaataaaccccaaacaaaaaaagaaaaagaaaaaagaaaaaagaaaaaagaaaaggaaacaacccccgaagcaaagaaaataacaaaccaaccaaccaaaaaccccaaaccaaaaggagagtggccagcaggtcgagggaggggattcttcccctctgctccgCTCCGGTGAGACgcccctgcagtcctgtgtccagctctggagccctctgtacaggaaagacatggacctgttggagagggtccagaggagggccgcaGAAACCATCGGAGGGATGGAACAGCTCTTCtctaaggaaaggctgagagggttggggttcttgagcctggagaagacaagactCCGGGGAGCCCTTATTGCggcctttcagttcttgaaaggggcctgtaagaaagatggggagagacttttttagcagggcctgttgtgacagcGTGAGAGGTAATGCTTTTAGgctaaaagagggaagattgaggctggatgtgaggaagaagttctttacaatgagagtgataaaatcctggcacaggctgcccagagagatggttgatgccccatccctggagacattcaaggccaggctggatgtggttctaggcaacctgatctagttgaagatgtccctgctcattgcaggtgggttggactagatgacgTTTGAAGGtccatccaacccaaactattccgTGATTCCTTTTCTCCTACTCTGGTAGTGCCCGAGACACAGTCTGGTGTTTGTCCCGGTGTCGCAGGTGAATTATTCAGGGAAGTCATCGTTGGCGGGTTAATTAAAAGGGCTTTCTTCATGATGAAGCGATGGTCAAATGGTAAGGAATCAACGACTGAAGGAAAATCATAGGGTAAGCAAATGGTGATAAAGTAATAGTGGAATGGTAATTAGAGTCATAAGAAATCATTGAGGTTGAAGAAAGCCATAAAAGTCATggagtccaaccgttaaccttACACTGCCACGTCCACCAGgaaaccatgtccctaagctGGCCCTTGACTGTGCACTTGTGACGTGGGTGCCGAGGGCTCGGGTCCCCGCCTGTGCGCTTCACAGCCAGCCCTGTGATGCCATGGCCGTGTCACAGTGGGTGGCGTGTGGCCGAGGGTGCTCGCGGGCCAGCGGTGCCGATGTCACAGTGGCCACTGTGACGCGTGGGGGCAGGCCTACAAAAAGGAACGCTGGGCGCAGTGCGTCACTGCGACCCTGTGAGGTGCGGAGAGgagagggcagggcagggacgGGGCTCTCGGAGGTTGCCAAGGGAGGAGGGGGGCTCCACACCTCAGGGCTCTGGGCCTGTGCTGCAAGCTCACTCGCGTCTCGCTTCTCCCTCAGAGGTAGCAGAGGAGCATTTGGAGAAGACGCCCCAGCGCTGCTGGGACAGGACTCTCCAAACACCCACCGTTGACGCCTAACACGTCGGCAAGGAAGTGAAAGACACCCGACTCGATGAGGCAGGGTGAGAGCAAAGTCGCCCTCCCACAGCCTGGCAGAGGGGCTCTTGGGGCGGTCAGCGTGGGGCCGGGAGCGTTGgcagggggaggcaggagctCCATAACCACCCTGGGGGAGGGCCCCTCTTCTCCTCGACAAGCGGGACCCGGGATGGGCACTGGGCACCTGCCAGGGACACGCGCGCCTGCAATGCCCGTTCCTCTCCAAGgcctccagccctgcccggCAGCCAGCTAGGCAGGGACAGAGCAGCCCTTGGGGGCAATCCCTCAGGGACGCGGCCCCGGCCCTGCAGAGGTGCTCATTCCTGGTGGCATTTGCTCTCTCCCCTCCAGCATGCGTGCTGTGTCTCCGGGCAGAGGCAGACCCAGACCTCTGCGGGCCCAAACTGAATAATCAAGGGATGCGTGCCCATCACTTTTGCCTGGTGAGTTCctctggggctggctgcagctttgCGACATGCCAGCCCTGCCGCCTGCCCCTCATCAGCTCCTCgtctcttctgcagctttttgccGATGAGATCCATCCGGAAGGGACCGAACAGGAAGGACAGATGGGATTTCTCCCTGAAGATATTCGATGTGCAGTCGAGCAGGCAGCCCAGATGGTGAGGATCTGAGACGATCAGGGAGATttgtgccaggagaggtttGCAGGAGCTTAGCCCAGATGCCAAGAACAAAATCCCAGCCCTTccacccagctctggggcaaaagtcttgctccctgcagctccacagaggctccagcacagcagcccgCTGTGCCAGGCAGATCTGCAGCCACATCTGTGACCCAGGAGCGGCCACATCCTGCGCCCTGCCCTGAGGTGTGGGGCTGGCTCTGGAGGCCCTGAGGCTGCCGCTGATgggggctgctctgctctttccagGTCTGCTTCGTGTGTGGCGAGCGCGGGGCCACCATCACCTGCCAGGAGATGGGCTGCGACCGCAGATTCCATCTCCCGTGTGCCGTGGAGGGTGGATGCGTCACCCGTTATCTCCTGCCGTACAGGTagctcctctccccttctcGCCATCACCAGGGAAGGACCCAGCGCTTCTCATCTCACccatctcttccctcttcccccagtTCCTTCTGCTGGGAGCACCGCCCACAGCAGCGAGAGCAGGTGGCTCCAGAGAACACCACCTGCCTCATCTGCCTGGACCCTGTTGAAGGCAGAACAACCTACGGGACCATGGTGTGCCCACTGTGCAAACACGCCTGGTTCCACAGGGCCTGCATCCAGGTAGGAGCTGTTCCCTCGCCCTGGGCACGGTGGGCtctcagcagcaccagagcCTCGCTCATGCTCCTTGTGTTTCTCCTGCAGGGTCAGGCTATTCGTGCTGGCGTTTTTTGCTTCCAGTGCCCCCTGTGTAGAAATAACAAACAGTTTCTAATGGAAATGCTCTTTATGGGCATCCGAATCCCCATAAGGTTGGTGTCGTCCTGCCCAGCGCTGTGCCGTGCCTGGTCCTTCCCTAGCAGTCGTGGCCCTCCGCTGACCCCCAAGTCTGGGCTTTAGCTCCATGGAGGAGTTGGAAACAGGGTGCAGGGGGAAGAGCAGGGAGGCCCTGCACCTGCCTTACGCCAGGGCAGCAAGAGCtcatcatttttcctttctccatcagGCAAGCGTCGTGGGAGGACAACAACACGTACGCACAACTGTACCAGAGGCACAGACACTGCAATGCCAGGCAGTGCCTTTATCcagggggcagggaggaggcagagcgAGAAGGGTAAGTTGCCAAAGCTGCACCGGGGGGCTTGGCATGGGATCTCTGTCTCAGCAAGGGCTCGAAGCAGAAGGGCTGAGAAGAAGAGCTCTGCTGGATGATCCCGTGCTGTGGGCACTTTATCCTCAGAGCCATGAACTTTTGTCTTTCCCCAGGCCCTGGCAactgctcctgtgctgctcctgtgctgccgAGGGCACGCACAGACGCTGCTCCAACTTGGGGAACAGCATGGAGAGATGGGAGTGTGACAGCTGTGCTGGCCTGGGCACCTGTAAGTGTCAAAGCACCCAGGTGTGCCGGGGCCAGGGCCCCCGCAAGGGCCAGAAGTGGGTGGCTGGTGTGGGCTTGGCAGAGCCTGTCTGCTTCAGGAAGGGCTGGGGCACCGCTCTGGTCTATCCTGCCCCAGGCCTAGTAGCGGTACCCTTGACCTTCCTGCTTCCCCTTGCAGCCTCCGGTGTCAGCTCAGAGCTTGCTGgtcccagcaccaccagcccagcagcatcGGGGCGGACTCTGGGACCTCCAGCACAGGAgaccaccagccccagcagcagcagacagatgCCATCAGGGCCATGCCACAGCTCCCCAATGCCTGAGGGCAGCAGCCGCTCCAGCGCCCCTGGGCCTGACCGACggcaaaaccaaacctgctGCAACCATCAGACCCAGACTCCCTACACGTGGCGCAGAAGACAGCAGGAGAGAAGCCGAGCTGTGAGCAGCACCCACAGTCAGGCAGTGCTGAGGCTGTCCCGACGCTCCCCAGCACGTGAGACCCACAGCCGCAgcaccagcaggcagcagccatcaGCATCATCCCgtggctctgcagcactggaaagaaGCAGGAGCTCCAGGTCCACCGGGCCCGTGCGGGTGCGAGACTGCTCCCGCTTGCAGCGTCAGGCCCAGACTCCATACGCACGGCCCAGAAGACGCCGTGACAGCAGCCGCACGTCAGCAGCACGAGCTGAGAGGAGCCCCCgcagccaggctgtgcccaGGCTGTCCCAGTGCTCGCCAACACGTGCAAGCCGCAGACCCAGCACCAGCAGACAGCGGCCGTCAGCGTCAGCCCGTGGCCCCGCAGCACGCCAAAGAGGCAGCAGGTCCAGATCCACCGGGCCTGTGCGGGTGCGAGACCGCTCCCGCTTGCAACGTCGGGGCCAAACTCCCAACCCGCGGCGCAAAAGACGCCGTGAGAGCAGCCACACGCCAGCACCAAGCGCAAAGAGGTGCACGCGCAGACAGGCTGTGTCGGGGCTGTCCCAGCATTCCCCAGCACGTGcgaccagcagctccagcagtgaCAGCCAGGAGTCATCAGGGTCCTCCAGTGGCTCCCAGGAATCAGGGAGCAGCAGTCCCAGCACTGACAGCCAGGAGGAATTATAGCCATGCCACAGTTCCCTGGCACCAAACATCAGCAGCCCTGGCACTGCGGCACTGGGGCCACACCACGGCTCCCCAGTGtgtgagggcagcagcagctccagccccccaGGGCCTGACCGACAGTGAAACTGCTCCTGCTTGAACTGTCAGACCCAAAGTACCTACATGCAGCCCAGAAGGCAGCGGGAGAGAAGCCAACCGCCAGCACCGTGTGATGCGAGGAACACCCACAGCCAGGCGGTGAGGGGCTGTCCCAGTGCTCGCCAATACCTGAgaccagcagccccagcaccagcaggcagCGGCCATCGGTGGCATCTTCTGGCTCCGCAGCCCTGGAAAGCggcagcagctccatccccacGAGGCTCTTGTGGGTGCGAGACAAGTCCCACTTGCAACATCGGGCCCAAACTCCCAACACGCAGCCCAGACACCTCCGTGGGACCAACCGTGCTTCATCTCTGAGCGACAGCTCTGATCCCCCTCCACCGGCACAATAAAGGTGGCCCTTCATCTCTGGACTGGGAGATTCCAGGCTCATTGgttgccttcctcctcctcctctccttttctcaAGGGGCAGCGTCAGGGGCTGGGCCCAGAGCATTGTCCTCTCCCGGGGGGTCGGCAGCCCCTTCCGCAGACCGATCTCCTGCGCCCACCCAGCCGGCCTGTCCCTCACAGCTCGACCCTCAAAATCATACACCCCGGCCCCAGCGACTTCTGACACGCTTCAGCTCTGTTCCCCTCTGGACAAGGCTATAAGCAATATCCTATCCTCATTGCCCAGGTTAGTGAGAATGGTGGCTGAGGGGCAAAGCTGCTGTTCTTTAAGAGTTCAGTTCAGTGTCACATCTGTGTTTGTGACAGGAAGGTTTCTGTCGGCTGTGTTTCTACAGTAGCCAAAGGGCATTGCCTGTTCCCCAGTTCTGGGTGCTCTTCCCCAACGTGATTGCTGCTGTACCAACCGAAGGCTTCCTTGTAGCACTACAAGCCAAGAAATCCTCTTGACTAGAATTTGAAACACCTGGTAAGGAATTTCTGCCACAAAGTCCAGGAGGGTCAGAGCACTGCCTGGTATTGAGGGCTTGAGTCCCCTCTTGTGCCCTTTagagacccccccctgcagtccctCATCCATCTCTGGAGTCCTGTTTATAGGAGAgacgtggacctgttggagagggtccagaggagggccacagaaACCATCAGAGGGATCTGTGGGATGCAGAGGGATGCAACAGCTCTTCTTTGAAGAGAGGCTGGGAGGGTTGGGGTtcttgagcctggagaagacaaggctctGGGGAGCCCTTACTgcggcctttcagttcttaaaggGGGCTAGTTAAAAATATGTGGAGAGTCATTTTAGCAGTGGTGTCGCCGGTGAATTAAGCAGTCAAGTTATCCTTGATGGGTTAATTGGAAGTGCTGTCTTAATGCTGAAGCGATGCTCACATGGTAAGGAATGGATGATAGAAGGAAAACTACAGGGAAAGCCAATGGTGATTAAGCAACTGTGGAATGGTCATTAGAGTCACAGACGTCGAGGTCGTTATGCGCGACGGGCGGTAAAAGCGTTGTTTTGCGGCTGGAGCTGCCGAGGCGCAGCGCTGCCCGTTTGTTCGTTCCCCTCGAACCTCCCGCGGTCCCCAGAGACAACCCTGTGTTGCCCCCGCACTGCTCCGGCCAGCAACGAGCAGACGAGCAGGACCCGGCGGCCGCAGCTGGCGGAACCTTTTTTCCGCGCGGCGACAGGAAGGGCTGCGAGGTGGAAGACAGGTTGAATTGCGGCGGGCGAGGCGCTGCTCTGGGCGGTACGGGCGGGCGGCGGCGTCCCGTGAGGGACCGCGGGTACCGGGGCCGCGGCGGCCGGTGCGGGTGTGGCGGCGGTTGGGGCCTCGCCCCGGCCTCGCGGTTCCCCGCTGCAGGGCGGCGTTGGCTGCCCCGGGCTGGAGCACGAGGCTGTGCGTGGCGCGGTGCTGGTGGCCGAGTCGTTGCGCGGTTTGGCGCTATGAACGCGTTAATCCCTCCTGTGTCAGTGCTGGTGACCTCTTGTCTTCTTACAGAAACCCGGAGCGTTCGGGGCAGCCGGCGCAGGCGGGCTTTCCCACATGGAGACGGAGCAAGTGCTGAAACGCTTGTATGTTGGAGGGCTTGCCCACGAGGTGTCtaaggctgagctgcaggaaagaTTTGGCAAGTTTGGCCATGTTTTGGATACGGAGATTATTACCAGACAAGATGATCAGGGTAACAGCTTTGCGTCACTCTTTAAAAGTGCTTGGAAccattcttttaaaagcaaattggTTTTCAATTTGTTGtgtgaaacagatttcttttttttttttttttgcttaagaCTCGCTTAATTCTTAGGAGACGGCTTAGTTTTCAGTTGTAAGGGAAACTGTGAAATTACAGGGAAATTAACTGAGTGTTTCTCTTTGCTCAGGGAACCCTCTGAAAACTTTTGCTTACATCAGTGTCAGCATTTCGGATGCAGATCTTAGAAAgtgtaagtatttttttttatttatttcttcttaagtaATTGATGGTTTTGAGCCAGGTTGCATTACTGAAAATGCATGTAATGTTGTCAGATCAGGATGCGGTCGAGGCAGACcctgtttccttctgttgtCATGTTCATTCCCTTTAAGCTGCAGTTTTATTGAAGTTACTTCAGAGGAGCTCTCCATAAGTAGGTGGAAGCGCATTAAAAAAGGTTCCTTGTGACTGAGATGAGTGACTTAAGGAGTTGGTTCTAATCCTTGTAGGAAAAGTTATAGGAAATGTGCTTCAAACACTTGCATCAGGTCCATAAAACATTGTGACTTGATATGAGAGGAAGCCCAGGAGGAGCATTTGTGTAAAGCATGCTCCTGTTACAGCAGTATTACAAATCCCAAAGTGGTGGGGTTTCAAAACTGGTTGCAGGGTTCTAAAACCACCTGCGTAAtatgcagcagcaaaacagcaggTGAAGATGCCTGTTCCCGAAGAGAGGGATTGGAAATACGCCCTTTTATGTAGGGAATGCTGCCGTTAGGAATGGGAAAGCTGTTAGAGAGCGACTGTTTGAGAGCCCTTGACACTTTGCATCCGGAAGTTCCAAGTACATCACTTTTCCCTCTGGTTTTCAGTAGTCCTTAACTGTGTTTTTCAAAGTGCACAAGAAGTGAAGTCAAGAAGAGCCTGTCTGACAGTAGTGTAGAAACGTCAGGGTACGTGTATCTGAATGACTTGAATGAGTCTTTTGAAGTCAGAACTTGAATTTTGGATGTGGACTTTCTTGTTTAAGACTTGGGTATTAGACTTTTCATGTACAAACTTAAATCAAGTGAGTAATAAGATCATGCTGAAGAAACTTCTAGACGGAGGCATAGTTAAGCCTGAggtgtggtgttttgtttttttttaatgtagaaaatattaatttgccGTCTCTAAAACTGACATTTGCCAtgtcagttttaaataaaaaacaaaatggaaaggGGGGACCCTGCAAATTCAGTTGGCCAAAGAAAGCTTCTTGCACAggtaaaaatgaattaaaaagaatatatatatatgttgttGCTAAAGTTaccctttttctgtttatctgaTAGTATTATGGCTGTGCTTTCGGCTGCTACACTCTTAATCTTTCTAGGGTTTTTTGGCATTGGTGGACTGTTGGTGCACATTAGATACTGCAGCATGTTTTGCATCATTATTCCCTTAAAGTTAGCAGATGTGCTAATTCCTTGGGTAGGAATGGTTACTGTTCTGTGGAACAGGATCGTTGTCAGCTGTAATTTAGCACACACGGGCagatctttttttcatgtatgaTGTGCTTCTTGGTACAGGCTGgccagggagagggaagaagcaaagctgcagcaagAAAAGCCACAGAGAAATGGCCAAATGTCTCTGTTAGAATCGCTGAAAAAGGCAGGAGTTGTGGACTTCCATATGAAAGCAGTACCAGGTACAGAGGTGCCAGATCATAAGGTATGGTGGGGCAGGTGTGGAGAgaactaaagcaaaacaaaagccagaatGGGGCACGGGCTTCTTACATCTTTATTTGCGTGAAATCTCTACCCTTTGTGTAAAGAAACCTTTATAAAGTATCCAACTTGTGAAAAGCAGTCTAAGGAAATACCTTATATGTAGACTTATTCCTTATGTGGAATGTTCTTGGTGTTCTTTATAATGCCTGGAAGTAGGCCTGGAATCTTTCTATATAATGCCTGGAATCTTTATAATGCCTGGATCAGACTCTTCTGTGAT comes from Strigops habroptila isolate Jane chromosome 11, bStrHab1.2.pri, whole genome shotgun sequence and encodes:
- the LOC115614533 gene encoding uncharacterized protein LOC115614533 gives rise to the protein MTAAASPRAGRRTPDGRSGGAPESPGAAARDQEESRQPCDAMAVSQWVACGRGCSRASGADVTVATVTRGGRPTKRNAGRTCVLCLRAEADPDLCGPKLNNQGMRAHHFCLLFADEIHPEGTEQEGQMGFLPEDIRCAVEQAAQMVCFVCGERGATITCQEMGCDRRFHLPCAVEGGCVTRYLLPYSSFCWEHRPQQREQVAPENTTCLICLDPVEGRTTYGTMVCPLCKHAWFHRACIQGQAIRAGVFCFQCPLCRNNKQFLMEMLFMGIRIPIRQASWEDNNTYAQLYQRHRHCNARQCLYPGGREEAEREGPWQLLLCCSCAAEGTHRRCSNLGNSMERWECDSCAGLGTSSGVSSELAGPSTTSPAASGRTLGPPAQETTSPSSSRQMPSGPCHSSPMPEGSSRSSAPGPDRRQNQTCCNHQTQTPYTWRRRQQERSRAVSSTHSQAVLRLSRRSPARETHSRSTSRQQPSASSRGSAALERSRSSRSTGPVRVRDCSRLQRQAQTPYARPRRRRDSSRTSAARAERSPRSQAVPRLSQCSPTRASRRPSTSRQRPSASARGPAARQRGSRSRSTGPVRVRDRSRLQRRGQTPNPRRKRRRESSHTPAPSAKRCTRRQAVSGLSQHSPARATSSSSSDSQESSGSSSGSQESGSSSPSTDSQEEL